The proteins below are encoded in one region of Methanobacterium aggregans:
- a CDS encoding transglutaminase domain-containing protein codes for MGAGDQSQGTLSVQEKVSLNSNGNSGSVAEASAASYYYKKVVTYKKVAYYKKVAYYKNHKKYYKYKKYYKYTKVVTYKKVYYKTAKAASVSKTTTTTYSISSSSTTAQILKSGARYGYSSSAHTAAAMQSIGSGDCWAMSAYLYSKLKAAGISARIVQYSTAYSSRHRSVQIYQSGSWADVPYSSYGYNSMFRATSSKPGLTVVAA; via the coding sequence ATGGGAGCAGGAGATCAGAGCCAAGGTACGCTAAGCGTACAAGAAAAAGTTAGTTTAAATTCAAATGGAAACAGTGGAAGTGTTGCAGAAGCCAGTGCAGCTTCTTACTATTACAAGAAAGTTGTGACCTACAAGAAGGTGGCTTACTACAAGAAAGTAGCTTACTACAAGAACCATAAAAAGTACTACAAGTACAAGAAGTACTACAAGTACACGAAGGTCGTGACCTACAAAAAGGTTTACTACAAAACAGCTAAAGCAGCGTCTGTTTCCAAAACAACGACCACAACCTACAGTATCAGTTCCTCTTCAACCACAGCTCAGATCCTTAAAAGTGGTGCAAGGTACGGCTACAGCAGCTCAGCACATACAGCGGCTGCAATGCAGAGTATTGGAAGTGGAGACTGTTGGGCGATGAGTGCTTATCTTTACAGCAAGCTCAAAGCAGCTGGTATAAGTGCAAGGATAGTTCAGTACAGTACAGCTTACTCATCAAGACACAGATCAGTTCAGATCTACCAGAGTGGTAGTTGGGCGGATGTTCCATACTCAAGCTACGGTTACAATTCCATGTTCCGGGCAACTTCAAGCAAACCTGGATTGACAGTTGTAGCAGCATAA